A genome region from uncultured Desulfovibrio sp. includes the following:
- a CDS encoding sodium:proton antiporter, producing MPKLRSLMLSLLFTLLLPAVAFAAEGMPHIPGAELSAVWVIPFACMLLSIAIMPLAIPHFWEHHFGKVAVFWGLAFLVPCFLVYGANVAIYEALHSILLEYIPFIVLLFALFTVAGGVRLKGTLVGTPCVNTGLLAVGTILASWMGTTGAAMLLIRPLLRANAHRRYRVHSVVFFIFLVANIGGSLTPLGDPPLFLGFLKGVSFFWTTKALFFKTLLMVVALLAIFFVVDSILYKKEGSPVPPVDPNAPKEKLGFEGCINFLFLAMIVAAVLISGMVQLGEWFSVYGIAIEGQNLLRDIALLCIAGLSLAFTSKKCRELNEFSWGPIAEVAKLFFGIFLSMIPAIAILRAGTDGALAGVINMVFEPAVDGQAPQPVNAMFFWLAGALSSFLDNAPTYLVFFNTAGGDAQVLMNEMATTLAAISAGAVFMGANTYIGNAPNFMVRSIAEERGVPMPSFFGYMMWSVGILIPLFVVLTFLFFM from the coding sequence ATGCCAAAACTTCGGTCCCTGATGCTGTCCCTGTTATTCACCCTTTTGCTGCCCGCAGTGGCCTTTGCCGCTGAGGGCATGCCCCATATTCCGGGGGCCGAACTGTCGGCCGTGTGGGTGATCCCCTTTGCCTGCATGCTGCTGTCCATTGCTATCATGCCGCTGGCCATCCCCCATTTCTGGGAACACCACTTCGGCAAGGTTGCCGTTTTCTGGGGCTTGGCCTTCCTGGTCCCCTGTTTCCTGGTCTATGGCGCCAATGTGGCCATTTATGAAGCTCTGCACTCCATTCTGCTGGAGTATATTCCCTTCATCGTTCTGCTTTTTGCCCTCTTCACTGTGGCCGGTGGGGTGCGCCTCAAGGGGACCCTGGTGGGGACGCCCTGCGTGAATACCGGCCTGCTGGCCGTGGGTACCATTCTGGCCAGCTGGATGGGGACCACTGGCGCGGCCATGCTGCTCATTCGTCCGCTGCTGCGTGCCAATGCCCATCGCCGTTACCGCGTGCATTCCGTGGTCTTCTTCATCTTCCTGGTGGCCAATATCGGCGGCTCTCTGACGCCGCTGGGCGACCCGCCGCTGTTCCTGGGCTTCCTTAAGGGCGTCAGTTTCTTCTGGACCACCAAGGCCCTGTTCTTCAAGACCCTGCTCATGGTTGTTGCGCTGCTGGCCATCTTCTTTGTGGTGGACAGCATCTTGTACAAGAAGGAAGGCTCGCCGGTGCCGCCCGTTGATCCCAACGCTCCCAAGGAAAAGCTGGGCTTCGAAGGCTGCATCAACTTCCTGTTCCTGGCCATGATCGTGGCCGCCGTGCTCATTTCCGGCATGGTGCAGCTGGGTGAGTGGTTCTCGGTGTACGGCATTGCCATTGAAGGGCAGAACCTGCTGCGCGACATTGCCCTGCTGTGCATTGCCGGTCTGTCCCTGGCCTTCACCAGCAAGAAGTGCCGTGAACTCAATGAATTTTCCTGGGGTCCCATTGCCGAAGTGGCCAAGCTCTTCTTCGGCATCTTCCTGAGCATGATTCCCGCCATCGCCATTCTGCGCGCTGGTACCGATGGCGCCCTGGCCGGCGTCATCAACATGGTTTTCGAACCGGCCGTGGATGGCCAGGCGCCCCAGCCCGTGAACGCCATGTTCTTCTGGCTTGCCGGCGCTCTGTCCAGCTTCCTGGACAATGCGCCCACCTACCTGGTGTTCTTCAATACGGCCGGGGGTGATGCCCAGGTGCTGATGAACGAAATGGCCACCACCCTGGCAGCCATTTCCGCCGGTGCCGTGTTCATGGGCGCCAATACCTACATTGGCAACGCGCCCAACTTCATGGTGCGTTCCATTGCTGAAGAACGCGGCGTGCCCATGCCCAGCTTCTTCGGTTACATGATGTGGTCCGTGGGTATCCTCATTCCTCTGTTTGTGGTGCTCACCTTCCTGTTCTTCATGTAG
- the speG gene encoding spermidine N1-acetyltransferase: protein MTGVREQDVTIRPLEREDLKFVHGLDNNATIMRYWFEEPYEAFVELLDLYDKHIHDQSERRFIVDRMGERVGLVELVEIDLIHRRAEFQIIIAPEWQHRGYAARAARLVMAYAFDVLNLYKLYLVVDTENVHAIRLYTQLGFREEGLLRREFFVNGTYHDASRMCIFQDEYRAGQALCRRAAAPAASGSCTGSEGGA, encoded by the coding sequence ATGACAGGAGTACGGGAACAGGATGTGACCATCCGTCCGTTGGAGCGCGAAGACCTGAAGTTCGTGCACGGGCTGGACAATAATGCCACCATCATGCGTTACTGGTTCGAGGAACCCTACGAGGCCTTTGTGGAGCTGCTGGATTTGTACGACAAGCACATCCACGACCAGAGCGAGCGCCGCTTCATCGTGGACCGCATGGGCGAACGGGTAGGCCTGGTGGAACTTGTGGAAATCGACCTCATCCACCGCCGGGCGGAGTTTCAGATCATCATTGCCCCGGAATGGCAGCATCGGGGCTATGCCGCCAGGGCAGCCCGCCTGGTCATGGCCTATGCCTTTGACGTGCTCAATCTCTACAAGCTGTATCTGGTGGTGGATACGGAAAATGTGCACGCCATACGCCTGTATACCCAGCTGGGGTTCCGCGAGGAAGGTCTGCTGCGGCGGGAGTTTTTTGTCAACGGCACGTATCACGATGCGTCACGCATGTGCATTTTTCAGGATGAATACCGCGCCGGGCAGGCCCTGTGCCGGCGTGCCGCCGCGCCCGCGGCCTCTGGTTCGTGCACCGGGAGCGAGGGAGGGGCGTGA
- a CDS encoding TrmH family RNA methyltransferase, whose translation MPKDPTPRRRARLETVLRHRQPDLTLVLANIHDPHNVSAIYRSCDAFGVDKVHLYYTDTPFPVLGRKTSASARKWVDSVRHRNREELLAALREQHMQILATTFTPTARPLRHWDFTRPTAVIMGNEHSGVNQELVQIADGELYIPMYGLIQSFNVSVASAIILSEACRQREDAGLYDSPRLPPDELERRLTRWLEK comes from the coding sequence ATGCCCAAGGACCCCACACCCCGCCGACGGGCGCGCCTGGAAACCGTCCTGCGCCATCGTCAGCCCGATCTGACGCTGGTGCTGGCCAATATTCACGACCCGCACAATGTTTCGGCCATCTACCGCTCCTGTGACGCCTTCGGGGTGGACAAGGTGCATCTTTACTATACGGACACGCCCTTTCCGGTACTGGGCCGCAAGACGTCGGCCTCGGCCCGCAAATGGGTGGACAGTGTGCGCCACCGCAACCGCGAGGAGCTGCTTGCCGCCCTGCGGGAACAGCACATGCAGATACTGGCCACCACCTTCACCCCCACGGCGCGCCCGCTCCGCCACTGGGATTTCACCCGGCCCACGGCGGTCATCATGGGCAACGAACACAGCGGCGTGAACCAGGAGCTGGTCCAGATCGCCGATGGCGAACTCTATATTCCCATGTACGGCCTTATCCAGAGCTTCAATGTTTCCGTGGCCTCGGCCATCATCCTGTCCGAAGCCTGCCGCCAGCGCGAGGACGCCGGCCTCTACGACAGCCCCCGCCTGCCGCCGGACGAACTGGAACGCCGCCTGACCCGCTGGCTGGAAAAGTAG
- the uvrA gene encoding excinuclease ABC subunit UvrA produces MTKNAIHIEHARQHNLRDISLDIPRDELVVVCGPSGSGKSTLAFDIVYAEGQRRYVESLSTYARQFLPQMDKPDVEKIEGLSPAISLEQSTSSRNPRSTVGTVTEIYDFLRVFFARLGHMHCPHCGRPIEARAADEIISDIMNLPQGTRFMILAPLVEHQKGTQQDRLKKLKAQGFARVRVDGAFHTLDTVPPLDKNKKHSLDLVVDRLVNKDGIRGRLADSVELALRYGEGRLVLHQPDLPEAERDTIHSTTSVCPVCHISLPAPSPQLFSFNSPQGACPRCVGLGTVDYFEPRLIAPNRGLSLESGALLPWAENRLFQRYAPALAALGRRWRFTLQTPLDDFSDEALAALFYGEDAKGRPAAHVSGLRRNWMGGSVALTAAGDYQSSHFTAARAQEEVTVSEARWPGVIPLLEKGMQYGDAWREVLARFRQSTDCPDCHGQRLGPEALSVTVDDLNIAQFCALSVERALHWLRQRQFSGRHVLIAEPLMKELTHRLSFLVNVGLDYLSLSRTMGTLSGGEAQRIRLASQLGSGLVGVTYVLDEPSIGLHPRDNQRLLGTLRSLQQRGNTVLVVEHDEATICAADTVIELGPGSGSHGGQIMFQGSVPELLKADTLTARYLRGDMGIPLPDARREPQGWLTLRQVATNNLRHIDCRFPLGVLTCVTGVSGSGKSSLVVDTLYKHLAIQLGQRVDQPGSIAGLEYSEDARPIERIVAIDQTPIGRTPRSNPATYTKVFDEIRTIFAMTPDARKRGYKPGRFSFNVRGGRCEACGGDGQIRVEMHFLPDVYVTCDVCKGRRYNHETLEVRYKGLNIAEVLDLPVDQARAFFENYPVLERRLSVLEDVGLGYLRLGQPATTLSGGEAQRIKISRELGKRSLPGTMYVLDEPTTGLHMHEVGKLITVLHALVDKGATVVVIEHNTDMILAADHVLDMGPGGGENGGTIVSQGTPEAIVADPASVTGRFLMQERLDRLHRRG; encoded by the coding sequence ATGACCAAGAACGCCATTCATATTGAACATGCCCGCCAGCACAATCTTCGGGACATCAGCCTTGACATCCCGCGGGATGAGCTGGTGGTTGTCTGCGGGCCGTCAGGTTCCGGCAAGTCCACGCTGGCCTTTGACATTGTCTATGCCGAAGGGCAGCGCCGCTATGTGGAATCCCTTTCCACCTACGCCCGGCAGTTTCTGCCCCAGATGGACAAGCCCGACGTGGAAAAGATCGAGGGGCTTTCCCCGGCCATTTCCCTGGAGCAGAGCACCTCGTCACGCAATCCGCGCTCCACGGTGGGCACGGTGACGGAAATCTACGATTTTCTGCGTGTCTTCTTTGCCCGGCTGGGGCACATGCACTGCCCGCACTGCGGCCGCCCCATCGAAGCCCGCGCCGCTGACGAAATCATCAGTGATATCATGAACCTGCCGCAGGGCACCCGCTTCATGATCCTGGCGCCCCTGGTGGAACACCAGAAGGGCACCCAGCAGGACAGGCTCAAGAAGCTCAAGGCCCAGGGTTTTGCCCGCGTGCGGGTGGACGGCGCCTTCCACACCCTGGACACGGTGCCGCCCCTGGACAAGAACAAGAAGCACAGCCTTGACCTGGTGGTGGACCGCCTGGTGAACAAGGACGGCATCCGCGGGCGGCTGGCCGATTCCGTGGAACTGGCCCTGCGCTATGGCGAGGGCCGGCTTGTGCTGCACCAGCCGGACCTGCCCGAGGCGGAACGCGACACCATTCACTCCACCACCTCGGTGTGCCCTGTCTGCCATATTTCCCTGCCGGCGCCCAGCCCGCAGCTCTTTTCCTTCAACAGCCCGCAGGGAGCCTGCCCCCGCTGCGTGGGCCTGGGCACGGTGGACTATTTCGAGCCGCGCCTCATTGCGCCCAACCGCGGCCTGTCCCTGGAGAGCGGGGCGCTGCTGCCGTGGGCGGAAAACCGCCTTTTCCAGCGCTATGCCCCGGCTCTTGCCGCCCTGGGCCGACGCTGGCGCTTCACCCTGCAAACGCCCCTGGACGACTTTTCCGATGAGGCGCTGGCAGCCCTCTTCTATGGCGAGGATGCCAAGGGCCGGCCGGCGGCTCATGTTTCCGGCCTGCGCCGCAACTGGATGGGCGGCAGTGTGGCCCTCACGGCTGCCGGCGACTATCAGAGCAGCCACTTCACCGCCGCGCGGGCGCAGGAGGAGGTCACGGTCTCCGAAGCGCGCTGGCCCGGCGTCATTCCCCTGCTGGAAAAGGGCATGCAATATGGCGATGCCTGGCGGGAGGTGCTGGCCCGGTTCCGCCAGTCCACGGACTGCCCAGACTGCCACGGGCAGCGCCTGGGGCCGGAAGCCCTGTCCGTCACGGTGGATGATCTGAACATTGCCCAGTTCTGTGCCCTTTCCGTGGAGCGCGCCCTGCACTGGCTGCGGCAGCGCCAGTTCAGCGGGCGGCATGTGCTCATTGCCGAACCGCTCATGAAGGAGCTGACGCACCGTCTTTCCTTTCTGGTCAATGTGGGCCTGGACTATCTCTCCCTGAGCCGGACCATGGGCACCCTGTCCGGCGGCGAAGCCCAGCGCATCCGCCTGGCGTCACAGCTGGGGTCCGGTCTTGTGGGCGTCACCTACGTGCTGGACGAACCGTCCATCGGCCTGCACCCCAGGGATAATCAGCGCCTGCTGGGCACGCTGCGTTCCCTGCAGCAGCGCGGCAATACCGTACTGGTGGTGGAACATGACGAGGCCACCATCTGCGCGGCGGATACGGTCATCGAGCTTGGCCCCGGTTCCGGCAGCCACGGCGGGCAGATCATGTTTCAGGGCAGCGTGCCGGAACTGCTGAAGGCAGACACCCTCACGGCGCGCTATCTGCGCGGGGACATGGGCATCCCGCTGCCGGATGCCCGCCGCGAACCCCAGGGCTGGCTGACCCTGCGCCAGGTGGCCACCAACAACCTGCGGCACATTGACTGCCGTTTTCCCCTGGGCGTGCTGACCTGCGTCACCGGCGTGTCCGGCTCGGGCAAAAGCTCGCTGGTGGTGGATACCCTCTACAAGCATCTGGCCATACAGCTGGGGCAGCGCGTGGACCAGCCCGGCAGCATTGCGGGCCTGGAATACAGCGAGGATGCCCGCCCCATCGAACGCATCGTGGCCATTGACCAGACGCCCATCGGCCGCACCCCCCGGTCCAATCCGGCTACCTATACCAAGGTTTTTGACGAAATCCGCACCATCTTTGCCATGACGCCGGATGCCCGCAAGCGCGGCTACAAGCCGGGACGCTTCAGCTTCAATGTGCGCGGCGGCCGGTGCGAGGCCTGCGGGGGCGACGGCCAGATACGGGTGGAAATGCACTTTCTGCCCGACGTCTACGTGACCTGCGATGTCTGCAAGGGGCGCCGCTACAATCACGAAACCCTGGAGGTACGCTACAAGGGCCTCAATATTGCGGAAGTCCTGGACCTGCCTGTGGATCAGGCCCGCGCCTTCTTTGAAAACTATCCGGTGCTGGAACGCCGCCTGTCCGTGCTGGAAGATGTGGGCCTGGGCTATCTGCGCCTGGGGCAGCCCGCCACCACCCTGTCCGGCGGCGAAGCCCAGCGCATCAAGATTTCCCGCGAACTGGGCAAGCGCTCCCTGCCCGGCACCATGTACGTCCTGGACGAACCCACCACCGGCCTGCACATGCACGAGGTGGGCAAGCTCATCACCGTGCTGCATGCCCTGGTGGACAAGGGCGCCACCGTGGTGGTCATCGAGCACAATACGGACATGATTCTGGCGGCAGACCATGTGCTGGACATGGGGCCCGGCGGCGGGGAAAACGGCGGCACCATTGTCTCGCAGGGCACGCCGGAAGCCATCGTGGCCGATCCGGCCTCGGTCACCGGACGCTTCCTCATGCAGGAACGCCTGGACCGCCTCCACCGGCGCGGCTGA
- a CDS encoding amidohydrolase family protein: MAMLIPSLLSGTSPAGAENLLADTVYYNGTIYTMTETPQEAQKTENAHKADVVAARDGRIVFVGSREDAQKAGYFTPGRVGRCVDLRGKAMYPGFVDGHGHFPRQGTYDLYQVNLSSPLLGGTVDTMDKLVAKLAQKARTVPEGMPIIGWRYDDTQIAEQRHPNRHDLDRASTRHPIMIMHISGHIAAVNSATIEKYKISDSNDTPGLEKDASGKISGVLFELKARSLMPLLDELKTNAGFGTARACQVYAAAGVTTADLGGAIVRQQLPQLQNALSRDQLDLRVLVHPYGYRIAKGSTGDAHGLPNRKALGWKDRGDGKYTDASQAPTVGQDITRWQIPGGEAVPADLPADYLLLGAHKFVYDGSPQGYTAWMKAPGYYDWRNYTPKDSFMASEYFVGLPGTVNIPYEALLEGIKIYHAAGQGVEIHTNGPAAAEAFIAAIEEAVATYPHIRDTRHTSIHAQTMERQHIERMTGNYADLERTAGMYSGLRGAFAHGKVDLTMGGRLPQGNLPELMKAQHLFNSYFNNHTYFYGYRHTNQFFGPGRAFNMSPTGWSEYYGQPYSFHNDTTITPISPLRSIQSAVTRISGDARADVGQKNLLVNGTGKDINATAEYKARINATETSTFWTYDHRLNALQALRAVTVAPAYQNKVEDRIGSLREGMFADFVIMDEDILDVAVSDPMRIARMRVAATIVGDRLVYGMLPDDASFVAPVNISYAQPRFDTTAAMDRVQAVPVSSVAAGEAGLGAYAFTASVPQGESTIFRMDFLGNGESLEKFALHGMADGGMVTYAYKEPSADDMTQASGQWWVATLDDPTIALPRNSVLDMDRTYIAFFIIRDNDGTLDADARAGTMAHRVMMTTAGSLPANGLKTR, translated from the coding sequence ATGGCAATGCTCATCCCGTCATTACTGTCGGGAACATCGCCTGCCGGTGCTGAAAACCTGCTGGCCGATACCGTTTATTACAACGGTACCATATACACCATGACGGAAACACCACAGGAAGCCCAAAAGACCGAAAATGCCCACAAGGCGGATGTTGTTGCCGCCAGGGACGGCAGGATCGTCTTTGTGGGATCCCGGGAGGATGCCCAAAAGGCCGGCTATTTTACCCCCGGGCGGGTCGGACGTTGTGTGGATCTTCGGGGAAAGGCCATGTATCCCGGCTTTGTGGACGGGCATGGGCATTTCCCGCGCCAGGGAACGTATGATCTGTATCAGGTGAATCTTTCCAGCCCCCTGCTGGGCGGAACGGTGGATACCATGGACAAGCTTGTGGCCAAGCTTGCCCAGAAGGCCCGGACCGTTCCTGAGGGAATGCCCATCATTGGCTGGCGCTATGACGATACGCAGATTGCCGAGCAGCGGCATCCCAACCGTCATGATCTTGACAGGGCCAGCACCAGGCACCCCATCATGATTATGCATATCTCCGGTCATATTGCGGCGGTGAATTCTGCCACCATCGAAAAGTACAAGATTTCGGACAGCAATGATACGCCCGGGCTGGAAAAGGACGCCAGCGGCAAGATCTCGGGGGTTCTGTTTGAACTCAAGGCCCGGTCACTCATGCCGCTGCTGGACGAACTCAAGACCAACGCGGGCTTCGGCACGGCGCGGGCCTGTCAGGTCTATGCCGCAGCCGGGGTGACAACGGCTGATCTGGGCGGAGCCATCGTGCGGCAGCAGCTGCCTCAGCTGCAGAATGCCCTGAGCAGGGATCAGCTGGATCTGCGTGTGCTTGTGCATCCCTATGGCTATCGCATTGCCAAGGGCAGCACGGGGGATGCTCATGGCCTGCCTAACCGCAAGGCGCTGGGCTGGAAGGACAGGGGCGACGGCAAGTATACCGATGCCTCGCAGGCTCCCACGGTGGGGCAGGACATTACCCGCTGGCAGATTCCCGGCGGCGAGGCCGTTCCGGCTGACCTGCCCGCAGACTATCTGCTGCTCGGCGCGCACAAGTTTGTCTATGACGGGTCGCCACAGGGCTATACCGCATGGATGAAGGCCCCCGGCTACTATGACTGGCGCAATTACACGCCGAAGGACAGCTTTATGGCGTCCGAGTATTTTGTGGGTCTGCCCGGTACGGTGAACATTCCTTATGAGGCGCTTCTGGAAGGGATCAAGATCTACCATGCGGCCGGACAGGGGGTGGAAATCCATACCAATGGTCCAGCCGCGGCGGAAGCCTTCATTGCGGCCATTGAAGAGGCTGTTGCCACCTATCCGCATATCCGCGATACGCGGCACACCTCCATTCATGCCCAGACCATGGAGCGGCAGCATATTGAGCGCATGACCGGGAACTATGCCGATCTGGAAAGGACGGCCGGCATGTACAGCGGGCTGCGGGGCGCCTTTGCCCATGGCAAGGTCGACCTGACCATGGGCGGCCGCCTGCCGCAGGGGAATCTCCCTGAACTGATGAAGGCGCAGCATCTTTTCAACTCGTATTTCAACAATCACACATACTTCTACGGCTATCGCCATACCAATCAATTCTTCGGGCCGGGACGGGCCTTTAACATGAGTCCCACCGGCTGGAGCGAATACTATGGACAGCCGTACAGCTTCCATAACGATACCACCATTACGCCCATCTCGCCCCTGCGCAGCATCCAGTCGGCGGTAACCCGCATTTCCGGTGATGCCCGCGCAGACGTCGGGCAGAAGAATCTTCTGGTCAACGGGACGGGAAAGGACATCAACGCCACAGCGGAATACAAGGCGCGCATCAATGCCACGGAAACCAGCACGTTCTGGACGTATGACCATCGTCTCAACGCGTTGCAGGCACTCCGGGCCGTGACGGTGGCCCCTGCCTATCAGAACAAGGTGGAAGATCGTATCGGTTCCCTTCGGGAAGGCATGTTTGCCGACTTTGTCATCATGGACGAGGATATTCTTGATGTGGCTGTCAGCGATCCCATGCGCATTGCCCGGATGCGCGTGGCAGCCACCATTGTGGGCGACAGGCTTGTCTACGGCATGCTGCCGGATGACGCCTCGTTTGTGGCGCCGGTGAACATCAGTTATGCACAGCCGCGCTTCGATACCACGGCGGCCATGGATCGTGTTCAGGCGGTGCCCGTGTCGTCCGTGGCTGCCGGCGAAGCCGGCCTCGGCGCCTATGCTTTCACCGCATCCGTGCCGCAGGGGGAAAGTACCATTTTCCGGATGGATTTCCTGGGTAACGGCGAAAGCCTGGAAAAGTTTGCCCTGCACGGCATGGCGGATGGGGGCATGGTAACCTACGCCTACAAGGAGCCGTCGGCAGATGACATGACGCAGGCTTCCGGACAGTGGTGGGTGGCCACCCTTGATGATCCTACCATCGCGCTGCCACGAAACAGCGTGCTGGATATGGACAGAACCTATATTGCCTTCTTCATTATCCGGGATAATGACGGAACGCTTGATGCGGATGCCCGGGCCGGAACGATGGCTCACCGCGTCATGATGACCACAGCCGGCAGCCTGCCGGCCAATGGCCTGAAGACCCGGTAG
- a CDS encoding sigma 54-interacting transcriptional regulator, which yields MKRIIILSANPQTIALCSGILERQDMQDVQLVRCSALDRVDELLQAVPCMEDTVAIANGERRSHLARMLPSLPVVNLMTTPFDIMKALVAARKKSLHAALVGDTSLADGCIHFSALLGMRVSHYALSDFASPEAAIRQAEKDGARVIVGGYSLLASLQQIIHIPVVPLSVSANSICTAIEHARKIVEFMDRLKQKQDLIQTFLNHTVHGIIAIDTTARIRIFSPAAQRMLDIPECRAMDRPVSEVCPQLSLDNVLTSGRGETDAILELAHCTLLCDKILLKSDEVPTGALAILQDTRQIHRTEAAARRKIADRGLVADGHFDDILGKGKEMASALEKAKLYAITDSTILLYGESGAGKELFAQSIHNHSRRRKGPFVAINCAAMPANLLESELFGYESGAFTGAGSRGKPGLFELAHQGTLFLDEIGEMELSLQGKLLRALQERKIMRLGGQNFIPVDLRLIAATNRNLHEYIRQGSFRADLYYRLGVLTLLLPPLRHCREDIPVLAQNFLQRHAGKARSALSLSPGALLLLQQYDWPGNVRELMNMMERLVALYGQQRCIDERIIQEIFDEEDHIRRFAASPGERHAPSDHGGEIARALALAGGNCTQAARLLGISRVTLWRRRRAQRTDA from the coding sequence GTGAAGCGCATCATCATTCTTTCGGCCAACCCCCAGACCATCGCCCTCTGCTCCGGCATTCTGGAGCGCCAGGACATGCAGGATGTACAGCTTGTCAGGTGCAGCGCCCTCGACAGGGTGGACGAGCTTCTGCAGGCTGTTCCCTGTATGGAAGACACGGTTGCCATTGCCAACGGGGAACGCCGGAGCCACCTTGCGCGCATGCTGCCATCGCTGCCCGTGGTCAATCTGATGACAACGCCCTTTGACATCATGAAAGCCCTTGTGGCTGCCAGAAAAAAGAGTCTCCATGCGGCGCTTGTGGGGGATACGTCGCTGGCGGACGGCTGTATTCACTTCTCCGCCCTGCTGGGCATGCGGGTAAGCCACTACGCCCTCAGCGATTTTGCCTCTCCCGAGGCTGCCATCCGCCAGGCAGAAAAGGACGGTGCCCGCGTAATCGTGGGGGGATACTCCCTTCTCGCCTCATTGCAGCAGATCATACACATTCCCGTTGTCCCCCTGAGCGTCAGCGCCAACAGCATCTGCACAGCCATCGAGCACGCCAGAAAAATCGTGGAATTCATGGACCGGCTGAAGCAGAAGCAGGACCTCATCCAGACATTCCTGAACCATACCGTGCACGGCATCATTGCCATAGACACCACAGCCCGCATCCGCATATTCAGTCCGGCCGCTCAGCGGATGCTGGATATTCCCGAATGCCGCGCCATGGACAGACCTGTCAGCGAGGTCTGTCCGCAGCTCTCCTTGGATAACGTACTGACATCGGGCCGGGGGGAAACTGACGCAATCCTGGAACTTGCCCACTGCACCCTGCTCTGCGACAAGATTCTGCTGAAGTCCGACGAGGTTCCCACAGGGGCACTGGCCATCCTGCAGGACACGCGGCAGATCCACCGCACAGAAGCTGCCGCACGCCGCAAGATTGCGGACCGGGGCCTTGTGGCTGACGGCCACTTTGACGACATCCTGGGAAAGGGAAAGGAGATGGCATCAGCTCTGGAAAAGGCCAAGCTGTATGCCATTACGGATTCCACCATTCTGCTGTACGGCGAATCCGGCGCAGGCAAGGAGCTGTTTGCCCAGAGCATCCACAACCACAGCCGACGCCGCAAGGGGCCTTTTGTTGCCATCAACTGTGCCGCCATGCCGGCAAATCTTCTGGAAAGCGAGCTGTTCGGTTATGAATCCGGGGCCTTTACCGGGGCGGGATCCCGGGGAAAGCCGGGACTTTTTGAGCTGGCGCATCAGGGCACGCTCTTTCTGGACGAAATCGGCGAAATGGAGCTTTCCCTCCAGGGCAAGCTGCTCCGCGCCCTGCAGGAACGCAAGATCATGCGCCTTGGCGGGCAGAACTTCATCCCCGTGGATCTGCGTCTCATTGCCGCCACCAACCGCAATCTGCACGAGTATATCCGCCAGGGCAGCTTCCGCGCCGATCTGTATTACCGCCTTGGTGTGCTCACGCTGCTCCTCCCGCCCCTGCGCCACTGCCGTGAGGACATTCCTGTCCTGGCCCAGAACTTCCTGCAGCGTCATGCCGGCAAGGCCCGGTCAGCCTTGAGTCTTTCTCCCGGAGCGCTGCTTCTGCTCCAGCAATACGACTGGCCGGGCAATGTCCGGGAACTCATGAACATGATGGAGCGCCTTGTGGCCCTCTACGGACAGCAGCGCTGCATAGACGAACGCATCATTCAGGAAATCTTTGACGAGGAGGATCACATCCGCCGCTTTGCCGCATCCCCCGGAGAGCGGCACGCCCCCAGTGATCACGGCGGCGAAATAGCGCGCGCCCTTGCCCTTGCCGGCGGCAACTGCACACAGGCAGCACGTCTCCTCGGCATCAGCCGCGTGACCCTCTGGCGCAGGCGCAGAGCGCAGCGCACGGATGCCTAA